The following coding sequences lie in one Glycine max cultivar Williams 82 chromosome 19, Glycine_max_v4.0, whole genome shotgun sequence genomic window:
- the LOC100789162 gene encoding B2 protein, with product MENMQSFWQLGDELRGHSKASEDHKWLMVASKLAEQTRLKGERVNNLDLSKGPIETRSRDKFGFQEENKFDSLNLSMLNLDSKFTENVSKSSLRNGVYGMNAVYQKNNANLVSNVISNKYNGSIQHNKEINNNTGNNINTNESNNTNATDKRFKTLPAAETLPRNEVLGGYIFVCNNDTMQEDLKRQLFGLPPRYRDSVRAITPGLPLFLYNYTTHQLHGIFEAASFGGSNIDPTAWEDKKCKGESRFPAQVRIRVRKLCKALEEDSFRPVLHHYDGPKFRLELSVPETLDLLDLCEQAGSAA from the exons ATGGAAAACATGCAGAGCTTCTGGCAATTGGGTGATGAACTCCGTGGGCACTCAAAAGCATCGGAGGATCACAAGTGGTTAATGGTTGCCTCGAAACTGGCCGAACAGACAAGATTGAAGGGGGAGCGTGTGAACAACCTTGATCTTTCAAAGGGACCCATTGAAACAAGGTCAAGGGATAAATTTGGGTTCCAGGAAGAGAACAAATTTGATTCTCTTAACTTGAGCATGTTGAACCTGGACTCTAAATTTACTGAGAATGTGAGCAAAAGCTCACTTCGAAATGGTGTTTATGGTATGAATGCAGTGTATCAGAAAAACAATGCAAACTTGGTGAGTAATGTGATCAGTAACAAGTACAATGGCAGTATTCAGCATAACAAAGAGATCAACAACAACACTGGCAACAACATCAACACCAATGAAAGCAACAACACAAATGCAACTGACAAAAGGTTTAAGACCTTGCCTGCTGCGGAGACACTCCCCCGCAATGAGGTGCTTGGAGGATACATCTTTGTCTGTAACAATGACACAATGCAGGAAGACTTGAAACGTCAGCTATTTG GTTTGCCTCCAAGGTATCGAGATTCTGTTAGGGCAATAACACCAGGGCTACCTTTATTTCTTTATAACTATACTACTCATCAGCTGCATGGTATTTTTGAG GCAGCAAGTTTTGGTGGCTCTAACATAGATCCAACTGCCTGGGAGGATAAAAAATGCAAAGGGGAATCAAGGTTTCCAGCTCAG GTAAGAATCCGTGTCAGGAAGCTCTGCAAGGCATTGGAAGAAGATTCTTTCAGGCCAGTATTGCATCATTATGACGGGCCAAAGTTTCGTCTTGAACTGTCAGTTCCAGAG ACTCTGGATCTGTTGGACCTATGTGAACAAGCTGGTTCAGCAGCATAA